TTCATCTCCGATCCCGTCGCCGGCAGGGTGAGGACGATGCCCAAGGGGGTGGCGGTATTGACACGGGCGCGCTTGGCCAGGATATCCCAGGGCTCGCCGTCGAAGGGGATGGCGGCGGCGATGAATTTGCAGCCGTCGGCCACCGAACCGCCGCCCACCGCCAGGACGAAATCAAGCTTTTCGGCACGGGCCAGATGCACGGCCTTCATCAGGGTTTCATAGCGGGGATTGGGCTCGATGCCGGAAAATTCCAGCCAGAACAGGCCGGCCGCCTGCAACGCCGCCACCACTTGGGCATGGACGCCGTTGGTCTTGATGGAACCGCCGCCAAAGGCGAACAGCACGCGGGCGCCGGCAGGGATTTCCTTGGCGATCTGGGCGATCTGGCCTTGGCCGAAAATCAGCCGGACCGGATTGTGGAAGGTGAAATTGTCCATGGCGCGCACCCTTTGATCAAGAAGCCGGGGGCGGATTGGGCCATGGTCCGGGCCCCAAGGTCAAGGATCGTTAACCCTGGTCTTGCGCCGATGGCATGTCGACGGGCAGGCTTGCCTTGTCTTCAAGGGTGAAGCAGAAGACGGAGCCCTGGCCGGGGGCATCTTGCACCCAGATGTGACCGCCGTGCAGTTCGACGATCTTTTTGGCGCTGGCCAGCCCGATGCCGGTCCCTTGATACGCGTTACGGCCATGCAGGCGCTGGAACAGGCCGAAGATACGTTCGCGGTATTCCGGGGCGATGCCGATACCGTTGTCGGCTACCTTGATCACCCAAGCCGTGCCATCGCGCTCGGCCTTGATCTCGACCCGGGGCGGCTGGTCGGGGCGGCGATACTTCAAGGCGTTGCCGATGAGATTCTGGAACAGGCGGACCAGTTCGACACGGTTGCCGACCAGTGTGGGCAAGGTGTCGGCCAGCACCACCGTACCGCCGGAATCGGCCAAGGCGAGTCTCAGATTGTTCAAGGCCTCGGTCGCCAGCTCACGCAGATCCAGGGGTTCGGGGTGGCCGTCTTGTCGCCCGATGCGGGAATAATCCAGCAGATCCTTGATCAGTTCGCTCATGCGCAAGGCGCCTTCGCGGGCGAAACCGATAAATTCGAAGGCGTCCTTGTCCAGTTTGTCGCCATAACGCCGGGCCAGCAGGTCTACATAGGACACCACCATGCGCAACGGCTCTTGCAGATCGTGCGAGGCGACATAGGCGAATTGCTCGAGTTCGCGGTTGGAGGCCTGCAGCGCCGCCGTGCGCTCGGCGACCATCTGTTCCAGGTGGTCGCGGTATTGTTGCAGTTCGCGCTCGACCGCCTTCAGGGTGTGGCTGATCTCGATCGCCTCGATCGGGCCGTGATCCAGCACCACCACCGGCGCGCCGGTGCCCAGGGCGATGGCCGGTGCGGCCAGGGCGCGGATGGATCGGCTGATCTTGCCGCCGATGACCCACACCGTCGCCACCCCGGCCAGCAGCAGTACGGTGATGCCGCCATAGATCAGGGCGATCTGGTTCAGGGTTTCCGCCAGGACGACGGTCCACGGCATGGATATCCCCACCGTCCAATTGGTCTCGGTCGAGCGGTTGAAGGCGATGATGACACCCAACCCCTCCAAGGTGTGGGTTTCGACTATTCCTTCCGTCGCCGTCTCAATCCGTTGCAGCAGGACGGGCGCCCCCTTTTTGCCCACCAGTTGCTCGGCCATGTGGGTGCGCGCGGCGATCACTCCTTGCGGGTCGAAGATTGCGGCCATCCGTCCTTCGGGCAGGCGCTGATCCGTCAAAATCCTGGTCAGCGAATCGGTCAGGAAGCCGACGCTGAGCGCATAGGCGACTTTGCCGTCACGCCACACCGGCACCTCGATGCTGACCACCGGGCGCTTCATCACCCCGCCCATATACAGGTCGGAGATGCTTGGCTTGCCGGTCAGGAAGACCTGACGCAGGTTCTCGGGATTGCCGTGCCGGGGCAAGACTTCGCCATAGGGGCGGATGGTGTTCAGCAATTGCTGGCCGCTTTCGTCGCTCAGGACGAAGGTGAAACCGGGAAAACGGTCGTTCAGGACGCTTTTGGCTTCGGCGTGAAAGCCGGCGAAGTCCGATTGTTGCAGTTTCGAGGACACCGCCAGGGCCTGGGCCACGTTCAGGCCGATACTGAAGTTGCGGTCCAGCGCCGAAGTCAGTGCGCGGGCCGTCTGCAACAGGTCGATCTCGCTCTGCTTCTTTTGATTGCCGTAAAACGTGGCCGCCATCACGCCCAAGGCGATAGCCGCAGGAATGGCGGTGGCCAGGACAATGGCGATCAGCCTGGAGCGAATACTGGGCAGCGCAAACAGGGTTTGGATAGGCGTGAACCGCATGATGTCGACCAGGAAGAATAATCCAATGAATTATGCCATCAGCTTTAGCCGTCTCGCCAAATTTTTCATCGGGTTCTGCCGTATCCGGGGGGGCTAAAAGATATCGAAGGGGACATAGGCGCGGACGATGCGGCCCAGGCTGCCGTCACGGCTGGCATCTTCCAGCGCCTTGTCCAGCCGTTGCTGCAAATCGGGGCGGTCCTTGTTGAGGACGATATGGACCGGCCAGCCGGAATCGATGGGGTCAGAAACAAAGCCGAAATCGGTGCCGTCGGCGCTGATCAGAAACGGATGCACCGTCATCATCGGCGCCAGGATCAGATGGGCCTGTTGCAAGGGCAAGGTGGCGATGACGTCGAAAATGGTCGGGCGCGGCACCGGAATATAGCTGCCGCCATATTTGTCGGCCAGCCATTTGGCCTGGCGCGAGCCTTCCTGCACCGCCACCTTGCGGCCCCGGACCAGATCGTCCATGGAGTGGCCGGCCAGATCGCGGTGACCGACGAAAACCGAGGTGGAACGCCAATAGGGCCGCGAAAACAGCATGTCCTTTTCGCGTTCCGGCGTTTTGGTCAGATTGCCGAAGCCGATCTGCGCCTTGCCGTCGCGCACATGGGCGACCAGGGCGGCCAAGGGCATCAATTGATAGCGGCAGCGCAGTTCCAGGCGTTGGCACAACAGCCGGGCCAGATCCATGTTGATGCCGGTGATGCTGCCGTCCGGCTGATGCATGCTGAAATTGGGGGTGGAATCGGTAAGGGCGACAATCACATCCTCGGCTGCCACCGGCATGGCGGAGAACAGCCAGATGATGGCTGCGAACTTAACCCTTCGCATAGATTCCCCTCCCAATCCCCACTCGAAAGTATGGAGATTGTGCGTGAGCTTGGCAAGGCCTAAGCCTTGACGCCGGCGCCTTTGGCCTTGGGGGCGGTGGGGTCCAGCGGCCAGCGCGGACGGGGGGCGAAATCCAGGCCGTCGACCAGCCCCAGGCGAAAGCGTTCCACCCCGGCCCAGGCGATCATGGCGGCATTGTCGGTGCACAATTTCAACGGCGGCGCGATGAAGGTCAGGCCGGCCTTGGCCGCCAGATTGGTCAGTTCGGCTCGCAACGCGCTGTTGGCGGCGACGCCGCCGGCCACCACCAGATGCTTGCCCTGGGGCCATTGGCGGGTGAACAGCTCGATGGCGCGGCGGGTACGGTCGGCCATGGATTGCGCCACCGCCGCCTGAAAGCCGGCGGCGACGTCGGCGATGTCTTGGTCCGACAACGGCTTGGGCAGGCTTTCCACCAGCAGGCGGACGGCGTTCTTCAGCCCGGAAAAACTGAAATCACAGCCGGGCTTGCCCTTCATCGGGCGGGGCAGAATAAAGCGGGCGGCATCGCCCTTGGCCGCCCAGGCCTGGATCTGCGGCCCGCCGGGATAGCCCAGGCCGATCATCTTGGCCGCCTTGTCGAAGGCCTCGCCCACCGCATCGTCGATGGTGGTGCCCAGGCGGCGGTAATCGCCGACACCGAGTACCGCCAGCAACTGGCAATGTCCGCCCGAGGCCAGCAGCAGCAGATAGGGGAAAGCGATATCGTCGGTCAGCCGCGCGGTCAGCGCGTGGCCTTCCAGATGGTTGACGGCCAGAAACGGCTTTTGCGCCGCCAGCGCAATGGCCTTGGCGGTCATCACGCCGACCATGACGCCGCCGATCAGGCCGGGGCCGCCGGTGGCCGCCACCGCGTCCAGTTGGGCGAAGCTTATGCCGGCCTGCTTCATCGCCTCGGCCACCATCAGATCGGCGTTTTCCAGATGGGCGCGGGCGGCGACCTCGGGGACAATTCCGCCATAGGGACGATGAACGTCAATTTGCGACAACACCACATCGGCCAGAATGTGCCGGTCGCCGTCGACGATTGCCGCGGCGGTTTCATCGCAACTTGTCTCGATTCCAAGAATCAGCACCGAAAAGCCCTTTCCAGATACGCCATCATTACCTACAACAGGCCGATCATGACGAAAACCGTAAACACCGCACAGCTCACCATCGGCACGCGCGGATCGCCGCTTGCCCTGGCCCAGACCCACGAGACCCGCGACCGCCTGGGCGCCGCCTGGCCGGCCCTGGCGACCGAGGGCGCCATCGCCATCCAGGTGATCCAGACCACCGGCGACCTGATCCAGAACCGGCCTTTGGCCGAGATCGGCGGCAAGGGCCTGTTCACCAAGGAACTGGACGATTCCATGCTCGATGGCCGCATCGATCTGGCGGTCCATTCCATGAAGGACGTCCCCACGGTTCTGCCCGACGGCATCGTGTTGCCCTGCGTGTTGCCGCGTGAAGACGTGCGCGACGCCTTTTTGTCGCTGAAGGCCAAGGGTATCGACGATCTGCCGCAAGGTGCGGTGGTCGGCACCGCCAGTCTGCGCCGTGGCGCCCAGATACTGCACCGCCGTCCCGATCTGCAAGTGGTCAATTTCCGTGGCAACGTGCAATCAAGGCTGCGCAAGCTGTCGGAAGGGGTGGTGGATGCCACCCTTCTGGCCATGGCCGGTCTCAATCGCCTGGGGCTGTCGGAACACGTCACCCGTGCGCTGGAAACCGACGAGATGCTGCCGGCGGTAGCCCAGGGCGCCATCGGCATCACCTGCCGGGCCGACGACCGCAAATCCCTGGATTTCCTCGCCGCCCTCAATTGCCCCGAAACCATGATCCGCATTACCGCCGAACGGGCGTTCCTGCTGACCTTGGACGGGTCGTGCCGTACCCCCATCGCCGCCTTGGCCGAGGTGGATGGCGACAGGCTGTCGTTCCGCGGGCTGATCGTCAGCCTCGACGGTCGCACCATCCATGCCGCCAGCCGCCAGGGTACGGTCGGCGACGCCCACGCCATGGGCGTCGATGCCGGGCGCGAACTGATCCAGGTGGCCGGGCCGGGCTTTTTCGACTTCAAGGCCTGACGATGATGAAGACGGCGCTGGTCACCCGCCCGCGCGAGGACGCGCAAGGTCTGGCGGATGAGCTGACCGGGCGCGGTCTGGCGGTGATGATCGAGCCGTTGCTGGATATCGTCCCGGTGGAGGGGGCGGATATTCCCACCCAGGGCGTCCAGGGCATCCTGGCCACTTCGGCCAACGGCGTGCGCGCCTTGGCCCGGCGCCTGCCCGACCGATCCTTGCCCGTGTGGGCGGTGGGCGATGCCTCGGCCCGTGAGGCGCGGCGCATGGGTTACACTTCGGTGGAAAGCGCCGGTGGCGACGTCGATGATCTGGCGGCCCTGGTCGCCGGGCGCTGCCGGCCCGAGGACGGCTGTTTCCTCCATGCCGCCGGCACCGTGGTGGCCGGCGATCTGGCCGGCATGCTGGGGCGTCAGGGCTTCGACGTGCGTCGTCTGGTTTTGTATCAGGCCCGCACCGCCAGCGTCTTGTCGGCTGACCTGCTTCAGGCCCTGGCGGCGGGGGAAATCGACGCCGCCTTGTTTTTCTCTCCCCGCACGGCGGCAACCTTTGTTACCTTGGCTGGCGCTGCCGGCGCGGGGGAAATGACTGCCGGCATTGTCGCCTATGCCCTCAGCCCCGCCGTCGCGCGGGAGCTGTCCGCCTTGCCCTGGTCCGCCCTGCGGGTGGCCGAGGCTCCCACGCAAGCGGCGCTGCTGGCAGCGCTGGATACGGATTTGAAGCGGGGATATTCATGACCGAGAGTGAAAAGCCGGAACCGACCGAGGACAACACCGTCGCCGCCGAAACTCCGGCCCTTTCTCCTGACCCTGTCGCCACCGACAATGGGCCCGTCAAAGCCAAGTCCGCGCCCTGGCTGGCCCTGGGCGCCTCGGCCTCGTTGATCGCCCTGGTGGTGGCCGGGGTGGCGTCGTTCGATCATTGGAAGGATCTGGTGCTGCCGGCGCGGACCCAGGCCCCGGTGCCGGTGGCCGCCAGCCCGGTGAACCCGGCCCCGGCTCCAGCCTTCCGCCCGGCCTCGGAAACCGACGGCCTGCGGGCCGAGCTGAATTCCCTGCGCGACCGACTGGGCCAGTTGGAAAACCGCGACATCGGCGCCGATCCGGCCCGCTTGGGCAAGGCCGAGGCCGCCATCCAGGCGTTGCAGGCGCTGCCCCAGATGCCGCCGAATCTGGTGGCCGAAATGGGCGAATTGTCCAAGCAGGTGGTCGAGCTCAAGCGTACCAGCGCCGATGCGGCGGCGGTCCTGCGTCTGGCCGACCGGGTGGAAAAGGCCGAGGCGGAAATGCGCGAGCTTCAGGCCAAGCGGTCCTCCGCCGTCGCCCAATTGCTGGCGGTGGGCCAATTGCGCGAGGCGCTGGCCCGCGCCATGCCCTATGACAATGAATTGCGCGCGTTGCTGGCCCTGGCCGGATCGGACCCGGAGGTGGTCAGCGTCACCCAGCCGCTGAAGGCCCGCGCCGTTACCGGCATTCCCACCGCGCCGACATTGATTGGCCGCTTCCATCGTCTGGCCCCCGATCTGGTCCGCGCCCAGGTGCTGCCGGCTGACCAAAGCTGGTGGCGGCAGACCTTGGACCGCCTCACCTCGTTGGTGACCGTCCGGCGTGAAGACGGCGAGGCCGCCGGTGACAGCGCCGCCGCCATCGTCGCCCGCGTCGAGGCCCGGCTGGCCGAGGACGATCTGGAACACGCCGCCGCCGAAGCCGCCGGCCTGAAGGATGCCGCCGCCGAGATCGCCGCCCCCTGGCTGGCCGATGTGCAGGCGCGGCTGGTCGCCGACAAGGCGGCATCCGCCTTGACCGCCCATGTGGTGGCCCAGGTGGGGGCGCGGCAATGATGGCCCGCCGCCTGTTCCTGTTCGCCCTGCTGGTCGCGGCCCTGGTGGCGGCATCGGTGTGGTTGGCCGAACGTCCCGGTCAGGTGACCGTGCATTGGCAGGGCTGGCGCGTCGATACCAGCGTGCCGGTGCTGTTGGTGGCCATGCTGACCTTCATGGTGCTGGTGGCGGTTGTCACCCGTTTCGTCGCTGCTGTTGTTTCCGCCCCCGGTCGCTTTCTTGCCCGCCGGCGGGAAAAGCGGCGCCGGCGTGGTTATGCCGCCTTGTCCGACGGTTTGGCGGCGGTGGCCATCGGTGACCGCAAGGCCGCCGGCAAACTGGCCCGGCAGGCCGACAAGCTGCTGGCCGATCCGCAGCTGACCGGGTTGCTGACCGCCCAGGCGGCGGAACTGTCGGGTGACGAAGACGAGGCCGAACGACGCCTCAAGACCATGGTCGAGCGCCCGCAGACGGCGCTGTTGGGGTTGAAGGGGCTGCTGGCCCTGGCCCAGCGCCGTGGCGATCATGGTGCCGCCTTGGATTATGCCCGCCGCGCCTGGGCCATGGGGGTTCCGGCCCAGGATCTGGCCGAGGCGCTGTTCCGACTGCAAGCCGGTGCCGGCCAGTGGGTCGAGGCCGAGGTGACCCTGGACGAGGCGCGCAAGCGCCGGGCGATGAAGCCCGAGGATATCCGCCATCTGTCGGCTTTGGTGCAGTTGGAGCGGTCATTGCAGGTGGAGCGCGACGGTGACCCCGCCGCCGCCCTGTCGCTGGCCCTGAAGGCCCATCAGGCCGATTTCACCCTGGTCGAGGCGTCGGCCCGTGCCGCCCGTCTGCTGCACCGCGCCGGCAAGGACCGCAAGGCCCTGGCCGTCATCGTCACCACTTGGCAGGTGGCGCCGCATCCGCATCTGGTCGAGGCCTGCATCGCCCTGGCTCCGGCGGAAACGCCGTTGCAGCGTGTCAAGCGGCTGGAAAAGCTGGTCAAGGCCAATCCCGATGCCGCCGATGGTCATGTGGCCCTGGCCGAGGCGGCGCTGGCGGCGAAATTGTGGGGGCAGGCGCGCAACCATCTGGAACTGGCCGCCAAGCTGCGGCCCAGCGCCGGCACCTTCTTTCTGCTGGCGCGGCTGGAGCGCGAGGAGCGCCAGGACGAAGCGGCGGCGCAGGCCTGGATGGCCAAGGCCACCACCGCCCCGGCGGAGCCGGCTTGGCACTGCCACGCCTGTGGCCGGCCCGCCGATGGCTGGGCTTCGGCCTGTCCGGCCTGCGGCGCCTTTGATGCCCTGGACTGGCGTCAGCCGGCGGTGGCGCTGCTGCCGGTTTAAAAAGCCAGCGTTACGCCGAATTTGGCGTTCAGTTCCGCCGCCAGCACCGTCGGCAACGTCTTGGACGGGTCGCGGGTGGACAGCCATTGGCCGTCGGCGAAGTCGTAATGGCTGGCGCCGCTGGCCGGCGACGACATCCATATTTGCCGATTGGGCGTGTGCTTGTTGATGACGTACTGGCCGCCGGTCTCCAGCGACAGGGTCAGGATGCCGCCTTGCAATTCGGCGTCGATGTCGTCGCCTAAGGCGTCGTCGATCAGATCGGCTGCGCGGCTCAAGAATTCATCGGCGGCGGCGGTGAAACGGCTTTCCTCAACGCTCATGACCATTCCTTTCATGCTTGCGGCGGATGGTACCCAAGCCGGCTGATCGGGTCATCACCTGAT
This is a stretch of genomic DNA from Magnetospirillum gryphiswaldense MSR-1 v2. It encodes these proteins:
- a CDS encoding sensor histidine kinase — protein: MRFTPIQTLFALPSIRSRLIAIVLATAIPAAIALGVMAATFYGNQKKQSEIDLLQTARALTSALDRNFSIGLNVAQALAVSSKLQQSDFAGFHAEAKSVLNDRFPGFTFVLSDESGQQLLNTIRPYGEVLPRHGNPENLRQVFLTGKPSISDLYMGGVMKRPVVSIEVPVWRDGKVAYALSVGFLTDSLTRILTDQRLPEGRMAAIFDPQGVIAARTHMAEQLVGKKGAPVLLQRIETATEGIVETHTLEGLGVIIAFNRSTETNWTVGISMPWTVVLAETLNQIALIYGGITVLLLAGVATVWVIGGKISRSIRALAAPAIALGTGAPVVVLDHGPIEAIEISHTLKAVERELQQYRDHLEQMVAERTAALQASNRELEQFAYVASHDLQEPLRMVVSYVDLLARRYGDKLDKDAFEFIGFAREGALRMSELIKDLLDYSRIGRQDGHPEPLDLRELATEALNNLRLALADSGGTVVLADTLPTLVGNRVELVRLFQNLIGNALKYRRPDQPPRVEIKAERDGTAWVIKVADNGIGIAPEYRERIFGLFQRLHGRNAYQGTGIGLASAKKIVELHGGHIWVQDAPGQGSVFCFTLEDKASLPVDMPSAQDQG
- a CDS encoding substrate-binding periplasmic protein, encoding MRRVKFAAIIWLFSAMPVAAEDVIVALTDSTPNFSMHQPDGSITGINMDLARLLCQRLELRCRYQLMPLAALVAHVRDGKAQIGFGNLTKTPEREKDMLFSRPYWRSTSVFVGHRDLAGHSMDDLVRGRKVAVQEGSRQAKWLADKYGGSYIPVPRPTIFDVIATLPLQQAHLILAPMMTVHPFLISADGTDFGFVSDPIDSGWPVHIVLNKDRPDLQQRLDKALEDASRDGSLGRIVRAYVPFDIF
- the tsaD gene encoding tRNA (adenosine(37)-N6)-threonylcarbamoyltransferase complex transferase subunit TsaD, which translates into the protein MLILGIETSCDETAAAIVDGDRHILADVVLSQIDVHRPYGGIVPEVAARAHLENADLMVAEAMKQAGISFAQLDAVAATGGPGLIGGVMVGVMTAKAIALAAQKPFLAVNHLEGHALTARLTDDIAFPYLLLLASGGHCQLLAVLGVGDYRRLGTTIDDAVGEAFDKAAKMIGLGYPGGPQIQAWAAKGDAARFILPRPMKGKPGCDFSFSGLKNAVRLLVESLPKPLSDQDIADVAAGFQAAVAQSMADRTRRAIELFTRQWPQGKHLVVAGGVAANSALRAELTNLAAKAGLTFIAPPLKLCTDNAAMIAWAGVERFRLGLVDGLDFAPRPRWPLDPTAPKAKGAGVKA
- the hemC gene encoding hydroxymethylbilane synthase encodes the protein MTKTVNTAQLTIGTRGSPLALAQTHETRDRLGAAWPALATEGAIAIQVIQTTGDLIQNRPLAEIGGKGLFTKELDDSMLDGRIDLAVHSMKDVPTVLPDGIVLPCVLPREDVRDAFLSLKAKGIDDLPQGAVVGTASLRRGAQILHRRPDLQVVNFRGNVQSRLRKLSEGVVDATLLAMAGLNRLGLSEHVTRALETDEMLPAVAQGAIGITCRADDRKSLDFLAALNCPETMIRITAERAFLLTLDGSCRTPIAALAEVDGDRLSFRGLIVSLDGRTIHAASRQGTVGDAHAMGVDAGRELIQVAGPGFFDFKA
- a CDS encoding uroporphyrinogen-III synthase: MMKTALVTRPREDAQGLADELTGRGLAVMIEPLLDIVPVEGADIPTQGVQGILATSANGVRALARRLPDRSLPVWAVGDASAREARRMGYTSVESAGGDVDDLAALVAGRCRPEDGCFLHAAGTVVAGDLAGMLGRQGFDVRRLVLYQARTASVLSADLLQALAAGEIDAALFFSPRTAATFVTLAGAAGAGEMTAGIVAYALSPAVARELSALPWSALRVAEAPTQAALLAALDTDLKRGYS
- a CDS encoding COG4223 family protein, with translation MTESEKPEPTEDNTVAAETPALSPDPVATDNGPVKAKSAPWLALGASASLIALVVAGVASFDHWKDLVLPARTQAPVPVAASPVNPAPAPAFRPASETDGLRAELNSLRDRLGQLENRDIGADPARLGKAEAAIQALQALPQMPPNLVAEMGELSKQVVELKRTSADAAAVLRLADRVEKAEAEMRELQAKRSSAVAQLLAVGQLREALARAMPYDNELRALLALAGSDPEVVSVTQPLKARAVTGIPTAPTLIGRFHRLAPDLVRAQVLPADQSWWRQTLDRLTSLVTVRREDGEAAGDSAAAIVARVEARLAEDDLEHAAAEAAGLKDAAAEIAAPWLADVQARLVADKAASALTAHVVAQVGARQ
- a CDS encoding heme biosynthesis protein HemY, which translates into the protein MMARRLFLFALLVAALVAASVWLAERPGQVTVHWQGWRVDTSVPVLLVAMLTFMVLVAVVTRFVAAVVSAPGRFLARRREKRRRRGYAALSDGLAAVAIGDRKAAGKLARQADKLLADPQLTGLLTAQAAELSGDEDEAERRLKTMVERPQTALLGLKGLLALAQRRGDHGAALDYARRAWAMGVPAQDLAEALFRLQAGAGQWVEAEVTLDEARKRRAMKPEDIRHLSALVQLERSLQVERDGDPAAALSLALKAHQADFTLVEASARAARLLHRAGKDRKALAVIVTTWQVAPHPHLVEACIALAPAETPLQRVKRLEKLVKANPDAADGHVALAEAALAAKLWGQARNHLELAAKLRPSAGTFFLLARLEREERQDEAAAQAWMAKATTAPAEPAWHCHACGRPADGWASACPACGAFDALDWRQPAVALLPV
- the cyaY gene encoding iron donor protein CyaY, whose product is MSVEESRFTAAADEFLSRAADLIDDALGDDIDAELQGGILTLSLETGGQYVINKHTPNRQIWMSSPASGASHYDFADGQWLSTRDPSKTLPTVLAAELNAKFGVTLAF